The following proteins are encoded in a genomic region of Fervidobacterium pennivorans DSM 9078:
- a CDS encoding DUF3307 domain-containing protein, whose translation MNLIFPYLFLGHLFGDYVLQVSYIATNKSKDLKVLGLHTVLVFFSQVLFIVGKNFSIKSLTMIGLLSGIHFLIDLLKFLCKKKFCNTWYYYLFDQSLHVLSLLFISSQLTHLEPVLPRTLVVLLSVMIFNGYFVSILVHLITSNGKYQRDYIGYALRMIAPIVYLLNPLFLIIYALFCLIPVFKFKKRGSKFNMLSYIITTVSTMILMGVML comes from the coding sequence ATGAACCTTATCTTCCCTTACCTTTTCCTGGGACACCTTTTTGGAGATTACGTTCTTCAAGTAAGTTATATAGCAACTAACAAGTCGAAAGACTTAAAAGTTCTTGGACTTCACACAGTTTTAGTATTTTTTTCTCAAGTTCTATTCATCGTGGGTAAAAATTTCAGTATTAAGAGTTTAACCATGATTGGTCTTCTTTCTGGTATTCATTTTTTGATTGATTTACTTAAATTCTTATGCAAAAAGAAATTTTGCAATACTTGGTATTATTATCTCTTTGACCAATCGTTACATGTGTTATCTTTACTTTTCATAAGCTCGCAGTTAACTCATTTGGAACCTGTTCTTCCAAGAACTTTAGTGGTTCTCTTATCGGTGATGATATTCAATGGGTATTTTGTAAGTATACTTGTACACCTTATAACATCCAATGGTAAGTACCAACGAGACTACATCGGATATGCACTACGAATGATAGCACCTATCGTTTATCTGCTTAACCCATTGTTTTTAATAATCTATGCACTATTTTGTTTGATTCCCGTGTTCAAGTTCAAGAAAAGGGGCTCCAAATTCAACATGCTGAGCTACATCATAACAACAGTTTCCACGATGATACTTATGGGGGTGATGTTATGA
- a CDS encoding HD-GYP domain-containing protein: MKSSNDLIIELSNTKFVLKNNGTFQISGNLPTQDEIYELAMNYSLPINEKLFDMVHELLKAEDLNSVKKKVEDFFKSKLHKDVKIIYSEASLQMDIQNNHASLPIVSKNSGNLGTITLHGFLTFDEVLGLLAFYDSFVSIVESIIINYRLEQLLKSSLDTLFVALNKRVRLNESDIDRMEAIASRIAQIEQLNHEEVHFALRIANVGFVGLRDELFVRIFTGDFTNEDYREFLKHVDLGYEILEEMDVPHFILDSCLYHHEFIDGSGIKGLKGYEIPKIALAIGFAEHVVILKWNVSKLQGKYPDSYLAVIDSRGELQ, encoded by the coding sequence TTGAAAAGCTCCAATGATTTGATTATTGAACTCAGCAACACTAAGTTCGTTCTGAAAAACAACGGTACATTTCAAATATCAGGCAACTTACCAACTCAAGATGAGATTTATGAATTGGCGATGAATTATAGTTTGCCAATAAATGAGAAACTATTTGATATGGTGCACGAACTGTTAAAGGCGGAAGATTTAAATAGTGTAAAAAAGAAAGTTGAGGATTTCTTCAAATCGAAACTACACAAAGACGTTAAAATTATTTATTCAGAAGCAAGCTTGCAAATGGATATTCAAAATAATCATGCCTCATTACCAATAGTGAGCAAAAATTCCGGTAATTTAGGGACGATAACTTTGCACGGCTTTCTAACGTTCGACGAAGTCTTAGGTTTGCTCGCATTTTACGATTCTTTCGTTTCCATTGTTGAAAGTATAATAATAAACTACCGTCTAGAACAACTGTTAAAAAGTTCACTTGACACATTGTTCGTTGCTCTGAACAAACGCGTCCGATTAAATGAGAGTGACATAGATAGAATGGAAGCTATCGCATCGAGAATTGCACAAATAGAACAATTAAATCACGAAGAGGTGCACTTTGCTCTAAGAATAGCCAATGTTGGATTTGTGGGTTTAAGGGATGAACTATTTGTAAGGATTTTCACCGGAGATTTCACAAATGAAGATTACAGGGAATTTCTGAAACACGTTGATTTAGGATATGAGATTCTCGAAGAAATGGATGTTCCACATTTTATTCTGGATTCTTGTTTGTATCATCACGAGTTTATAGATGGTTCTGGTATAAAGGGATTGAAAGGGTATGAAATTCCAAAAATAGCCTTAGCAATAGGTTTTGCCGAACATGTTGTAATTTTGAAGTGGAATGTCTCAAAACTACAAGGCAAATATCCAGATAGTTACTTAGCTGTAATAGATTCCAGAGGTGAATTACAATGA